From the Chlamydiota bacterium genome, the window CCAACCCTTGTCTGATTCTGAGTTTAACAAAATTGCACTGGAACTTTTCGAATATCAATTCACCCATAATCTTCCCTATCAAAAATATTGTAAAAATCTAGACATAACTCCTTCCAAAATCTCTCACTGGAGCAAAATCCTCTTTGTTCCAACCTCAACTTTTAAAGAAGCCGTGCTCTCTACCTTCCCTTCTTCAAAAGCAAAAAAAGTCTTTTATACCAGCGGTACCACCCTTAAAAAATCAGGACGCCACTATCTCGAAAATCTTATGCTCTATGAAGAGGCTCTTTTGACAAATTTTAAGAGCCATTTTAAAATTAAAAGCGAGCGCTGGCCCTTACTTGTTTTAACGCCCTCCCCCCTTGAAGCCCCTCACTCGTCTCTTTCCCATATGATGGGTTGTCTTCAAAGAGAAATTGGATATTCTAAGACTCAAACCTATTTCATTCAAAAAGGGCAACTCCTCATTCACCTGCTTCGAAAAAAATTAAAACAATTCATATCACAAAAAGAACCGGTTCTTATTTTGGGAACCGCTTTTTCTTTTGTTCATTTTTTAGATGCTTGTGCCCAACAAAAATGGGGCCTTAAACTTCCCATCGGTTCTCGTGTTATGGAAACAGGCGGTTTTAAGGGAAAATCTCGTGAACTGTCAAAAGAGAATCTCTATAAAGAAATCCAAAATATTTTAGGGGTGCCCTTGACCCATATCATCAATGAATACGGGATGACAGAAATGGGATCGCAGTTCTATGACAATACTTTAAAAAATAGAATAGAAAAAAAGAGAATGCCCGTTTATAAAAATATCCCGCCGTGGGTTAGAACTCGTATTCTCAATCCTCTCACTTTAGAGGAAGAACCTCCTGGAAAAGTGGGACTTCTTCAACACTATGATTTGGCCAATCGATCCAGCGTCATGGGAATTCTCACGGAAGATTTAGGAGTTAAAATCAAAGATGGTTTTGAAATTTTAGGCCGCGCTCCTCTGGCCGAGGCAAGAGGTTGTTCTTTAAACATAGAACAACAACTTATCCTAGGAAAAAACTTGCACTCCTGATAATTTTGCAGCTTGAACAAGACGATGATCTAACGTTGCAAGCCCTATTCCTTTGCGCTCTGCTAATTCCAAATAGGCTGCATCATAAGCAGACAAATGATAGGTTTGAGCAATTGAAAACAGTCGAAACACCTGATCATAACCAAGACTTAAATCTGTTTGGATTGGAAGATCTTGATAAAGCCCTATCACATAGGAAAACTGGCTCTCCAGTAACCTTTTTCTCAAACGGGCAGTCGTTAATGCATTGGATATCTCATACCACCAAAGAGCAGGAACCCAAAATTGACTTTTTTGTGACACCCTTGAAAGCAAACGATCAGCCTTACTCGTCTCTTCATCTCGCAGCCCCCAAGCTAATGCAAAAGAACAATCTAAAACCCAGTCTATCATTAATATCGACGACCCTCTTCAATCATTTCTTTCAACTTAAAAGTACCAGGAATACTTTTGCGAAGTTTACGAAACCCGGCAAGTACTTCCCGAAAATTCCGACGTCGAGTTTCTTTCGCGAGAGGAATCAACCTTGCCACCGCCTTCCCCCGTCGGCGAATGACAAAGGATTTTCCCTGCTCTGTTTCCCGTAAAAGCTCTGAGAGATGAGTCTTAGCCTCAAAGGCACTGACATCCTGTCCATGATCATATTCCATAAAAACCTCTTGTTGTTTTTCTAATAAACTAGTTTAATGAACTGGTTTAGATTTGTCAAGCGTGGAAAATTTCATGACCCAACAATACTTAGTCAACAAAACCTATTTCACCTCAGAACGTTATCCCGAAAACATTAAACAACGGCTTTTATCCACCATCCTTCAAACACTCAGAAAAAATCGCGAACGTTATTTGGCTCCCCTTTCCACTGAGAAAATTTTATCCAAACTTAACCAAGTCGTCAAACATTGGCTCAACCTTCAATCCCCCATTCGACAGAAAGCTGAAAACCTTCTTACCCAGACAACTGGTTGCTCCAAAGAAGTTATCTCAGAAGGACTCGACCTTGCATTCAATGAAGTCCGCCACCTCTTTCTAAGAAAAAATGCGAAAATCCTTTCACAATTTCCTCGACCACAACTTTCCAGTTTTATCTTTGGAGGCATGGTTCCTACCCCCATGCTTTTTGACATTTTTATGGGCCTCCTTCTGAAATCTGCTGTCATTGTTAAAACCCCTTCTCGAGCTCCCTTTTTTCCTATTCTACTCGCACACTCAATTTACGAAGTAGACCCCTCTCTGGGAAGCTGTGTTAAAGCCCTTTGGTGGCCTGGCGGAAAATGGAATCTTGAAAAAATGATCTTTAAAGAAGCAGATCTCATCCATGCCTACGGCGATGATAAAAGCATAAAAGAAATAGAGGCCCTGATTCCCCCAAAGAAAATTTTTATTAAGTTTGGCCACAAAGTGAGCTTTTCAGTGATAGGAAAAGAAAAATTAAAGGGGCCTTTACATCTTTTGGCAGAAAAAATGGCTTATGATATCTGTCTCTATGATCAGCAAGGATGCGTTTCTCCACACGTCATTTATTTAGAAAAAGTGAATTTTCTTAATCCCATTGCCTGGACTCGTGCATTGGCTGATGCCATGGAGAAAATGACCCGTAAATTTCCTCCTGGACACTTAAGCTTGGGCGAGGCTTCCCTCATCCATCAAATCCGAGGACAATATTCTTTAAGAGAAAAAACGCTCTGCCTTTCTAGTCACCCTAACCCAAATTGGACCGTGATCTATGAGGAAAATCCAGAATTTCATCCCTCATGCTTAAATCGTGTTATTTTTATTAAACCTATTGCCCACATTAAAAACCTTCCCCAAATTCTAAAAAAATGGAGAGGAAACTTTCAAGCGCTTGGATACGCTGTTTCTCCGGAAAGAAAAAAAGAAGTTGAAAGGATTTCAAAGAGTTTATCCATCCCCTTTCTCCTCCCCATCGGTTCCATGCAAAATACATCGTTCAAGGACCATATCGAAGAACGATTAAATCAATTGAGAAACAATTAAAAATTAAAAGTGAAAAATATAAAAGCTATCACTTAGCGGTCGATCGCTAAGTTATAGCTTTTTAATGAGCACCTGAAGCTTACAAACCAAAAAAGCTTGACGCATCTTACCAACTCCAATATCCTTTCCTCTTAAAAACAGTTCAGAGTTTAAAGCTTAAGGGGAAAATTAAGCACTCAAAGTCTTTAAACTGTTTTTTGCGCTTGTCTTTTTGAACTTTTAACTTTTAACTTTGAACTTTAAACTGTCGTTAGTGCCGGGATAGCTCAGTCGGTAGAGCAGAGGACTGAAAATCCTTGTGTGGGCGGTTCGATTCCGTCTCCCGGCACCGTATACCTCCCATCAATAAAGGATTACAACTTATGGAAAGAACAAGAATCTTTAGGAATTCTCAAATTATCATTTTAGGCCTGTGTATCAGTGCTGCAACGATTGTTTCAACACTGATTCTTTCAAAGAGTCTGATGCAAATAAAGAAATTCACGAATGAGGTCATCACCGTTACGGGATCGGCGGAAAAGAAAATTTTATCAGATTACAGTGTTTGGAAGGTCTCTTTTTCTAGAAGAGCACATGAATTGACCAAGGCCTTCTCCAGCTTAAACACGGATCTTCTCAGGGTCAAAACTTATCTGCTTGGAAGAGGTTGCACTGAACAAGAAATCATGATTTCTCAAGTGAATACAGAAATCATCTTTAAGCGAAACCGTCGTGGCTATAGCACCAATAAAATCGAAGGATATTCCTTAAGTCAAACCATCGAAATAAGATCTTGGAATGTTCAAAAAGTCATGGACATTTCACGTTCCTCCACAGAATTAATCAATGAAGGAATTGAAATCATTTCAAACCCTCCCGAATTTTTCTACACCAAACTTTCCGAGTTAAAACTCGAAATGCTGGCCCAAGCAACCCTGGATGCAAAAGATCGGGCTGAAAAAATGATTCAAACAACAGGAAACAAAATAGGAAAAATGCGCTCAGCAGAAATGGGGGTTTTTCAAATCACCCCTGTGAATTCCTATGATGTCTCAAGCTGGGGAATGAACGATACTTCTTCTCTGGAGAAAAAAGT encodes:
- a CDS encoding type II toxin-antitoxin system prevent-host-death family antitoxin yields the protein MEYDHGQDVSAFEAKTHLSELLRETEQGKSFVIRRRGKAVARLIPLAKETRRRNFREVLAGFRKLRKSIPGTFKLKEMIEEGRRY
- a CDS encoding type II toxin-antitoxin system VapC family toxin is translated as MIDWVLDCSFALAWGLRDEETSKADRLLSRVSQKSQFWVPALWWYEISNALTTARLRKRLLESQFSYVIGLYQDLPIQTDLSLGYDQVFRLFSIAQTYHLSAYDAAYLELAERKGIGLATLDHRLVQAAKLSGVQVFS
- a CDS encoding long-chain fatty acid--CoA ligase, with protein sequence MTSSDLDTQILSIINQGVDQPLSDSEFNKIALELFEYQFTHNLPYQKYCKNLDITPSKISHWSKILFVPTSTFKEAVLSTFPSSKAKKVFYTSGTTLKKSGRHYLENLMLYEEALLTNFKSHFKIKSERWPLLVLTPSPLEAPHSSLSHMMGCLQREIGYSKTQTYFIQKGQLLIHLLRKKLKQFISQKEPVLILGTAFSFVHFLDACAQQKWGLKLPIGSRVMETGGFKGKSRELSKENLYKEIQNILGVPLTHIINEYGMTEMGSQFYDNTLKNRIEKKRMPVYKNIPPWVRTRILNPLTLEEEPPGKVGLLQHYDLANRSSVMGILTEDLGVKIKDGFEILGRAPLAEARGCSLNIEQQLILGKNLHS
- a CDS encoding SIMPL domain-containing protein; translation: MERTRIFRNSQIIILGLCISAATIVSTLILSKSLMQIKKFTNEVITVTGSAEKKILSDYSVWKVSFSRRAHELTKAFSSLNTDLLRVKTYLLGRGCTEQEIMISQVNTEIIFKRNRRGYSTNKIEGYSLSQTIEIRSWNVQKVMDISRSSTELINEGIEIISNPPEFFYTKLSELKLEMLAQATLDAKDRAEKMIQTTGNKIGKMRSAEMGVFQITPVNSYDVSSWGMNDTSSLEKKVNAVIHAEFGIEE